A window of Borrelia sp. A-FGy1 contains these coding sequences:
- the hflC gene encoding protease modulator HflC, translating into MKYIIKFLFSIVKTVVFTLIISLISLSIMQPIYILKENEISITTRLGKINRTEHTAGLKYKIPFIEQVQIFPKIILRWDGEPQRIPTGGEEKQLIWIDTTARWKIADINKFYTSIKTMDRAYIRIDAAIEPAVRGVIAKYPLLEMIRSSNDPIQRLSQGILTAQETKNDTTYQITKGRKIIENEIIEVANKNTKDIGIEIVDVLIRKISYDPSLIDSVHNRMISERQQIAEEQRSTGMAEKTEILGSIEKEKLKLLSEAKAEAAKIKAEGDSEAARIYANAYGQNIEFYIFWQALESYKAVLKDKRKIFSTDMDFFKYLHNKK; encoded by the coding sequence ATGAAATATATAATAAAATTTTTATTCTCTATTGTTAAGACTGTTGTATTTACATTAATAATTAGCTTAATATCACTTTCTATAATGCAACCAATTTATATACTAAAAGAAAATGAAATTTCAATCACTACAAGACTTGGAAAAATTAACAGAACTGAACACACAGCAGGGCTTAAATATAAAATCCCATTCATTGAACAAGTACAGATATTTCCCAAAATCATACTTAGATGGGATGGAGAACCCCAAAGAATTCCAACAGGTGGCGAAGAGAAACAACTAATATGGATAGATACAACTGCTAGATGGAAAATTGCAGATATTAATAAGTTTTATACCTCAATCAAAACAATGGATAGAGCTTATATAAGAATTGATGCTGCTATTGAACCTGCTGTTAGAGGCGTTATTGCTAAGTACCCTTTACTTGAAATGATTAGAAGTTCAAATGATCCAATCCAGAGACTATCTCAGGGTATTTTGACAGCTCAAGAGACTAAAAATGACACAACTTATCAAATAACAAAGGGTCGAAAAATCATCGAAAACGAAATAATTGAAGTAGCAAATAAAAATACAAAAGACATTGGAATTGAAATCGTTGATGTTCTTATTAGAAAAATTAGCTATGACCCTAGCTTAATTGATTCCGTACATAATAGGATGATCTCAGAAAGGCAACAAATAGCAGAAGAACAAAGAAGCACAGGTATGGCTGAAAAAACAGAAATTCTTGGTAGCATTGAAAAAGAAAAACTAAAATTACTAAGCGAGGCAAAAGCTGAAGCAGCTAAAATTAAAGCTGAAGGCGACAGTGAAGCTGCAAGGATTTATGCAAATGCATATGGCCAAAATATTGAATTTTATATATTTTGGCAAGCACTAGAAAGCTACAAGGCAGTACTTAAAGATAAACGGAAAATATTCTCAACAGACATGGATTTTTTCAAATACTTACATAACAAAAAATAA
- a CDS encoding HAD family hydrolase — protein MSKVFITDLDGTLLDAKGSLSDFSKSNLKELLKRDDFKFTVATGRDFYLMRSPLRGFNFKIPLISNDGAYVASIDQGKSLYVENITWGCLCDIYSYFKSNGFSIFFKVVHNGEVFNAYDGINNFLEHWYLTFKQTFCCSNIIKINKLNDIFLYDVLSVTVIGIREIIESAFLNMKNYSELKVSKYGRIEFNDKISVIEVQSIHAEKINGIKFLADYLSISYKDIVYFGDSDNDISVFNENEIHKVTPKNGIDTLKNKACEVIDYHYNDSVVKYILNNFK, from the coding sequence TTGAGTAAGGTATTTATTACGGATTTAGATGGTACATTGCTTGATGCAAAGGGATCTTTGTCAGATTTTTCTAAAAGCAATTTAAAGGAACTTCTAAAGAGAGATGACTTTAAATTTACAGTTGCTACAGGTAGAGATTTTTATCTTATGAGATCCCCTTTGAGGGGATTTAATTTTAAGATTCCCTTAATTAGTAATGATGGTGCTTATGTTGCATCTATTGACCAGGGTAAGTCTCTTTATGTAGAAAATATAACATGGGGTTGTCTTTGCGATATCTATTCTTATTTTAAGAGTAATGGTTTTTCTATATTTTTTAAAGTTGTACATAATGGAGAGGTATTTAATGCTTACGATGGTATTAATAATTTTTTAGAACATTGGTATCTTACATTTAAGCAAACTTTTTGTTGTTCAAATATTATTAAAATAAATAAACTCAATGATATCTTTCTTTATGACGTTTTATCTGTTACTGTTATTGGTATTCGTGAGATAATTGAATCGGCTTTTTTGAATATGAAAAATTATTCTGAACTTAAAGTTTCTAAATATGGAAGAATAGAATTTAACGATAAAATTAGTGTTATTGAGGTGCAAAGCATTCATGCTGAGAAAATAAATGGTATTAAATTTTTAGCTGATTATTTGTCTATTTCTTATAAAGATATTGTTTATTTTGGAGATTCTGATAATGATATCTCTGTTTTTAATGAGAATGAAATTCATAAAGTTACTCCTAAAAATGGTATTGATACTCTTAAAAATAAAGCTTGTGAAGTAATTGATTATCATTATAATGATTCTGTAGTAAAATATATACTAAACAATTTTAAATAA
- the rsmD gene encoding 16S rRNA (guanine(966)-N(2))-methyltransferase RsmD, whose amino-acid sequence MFMHISAGKYKGKKVAFMRAGNVRPVMSVVRKAFFSILFNQIIDSNFLDVFAGTGIMSLEALSRGARFVHLVDYNKVSRNLLVKNFRFINEPYKFFFSEAKIFLKKSNLFYDFIYLDPPFDYSFKEKLLEIISKNDSLNKYAKVIIHYPSRENLSKYILSLSKYDSRRYGDSRLDFFKCYS is encoded by the coding sequence ATGTTTATGCATATAAGTGCAGGTAAATATAAGGGAAAAAAGGTTGCTTTTATGAGGGCAGGTAATGTGCGTCCTGTGATGTCTGTTGTCAGGAAAGCATTTTTTTCTATTCTTTTTAATCAGATTATAGATTCAAATTTTCTTGATGTATTTGCAGGTACTGGAATAATGTCTCTTGAAGCTTTGAGTAGAGGAGCAAGATTTGTTCATCTCGTTGATTATAATAAGGTTTCTAGGAATCTTTTAGTTAAAAATTTTAGATTTATAAATGAACCTTATAAATTTTTTTTCAGTGAGGCTAAAATCTTTCTTAAGAAGAGTAATCTTTTTTATGATTTTATTTATCTAGATCCACCTTTTGATTATTCTTTTAAGGAAAAATTACTTGAAATAATTTCAAAAAATGATAGTTTAAATAAATATGCGAAGGTTATTATTCATTATCCTTCTAGAGAAAATTTAAGTAAGTATATTTTAAGCCTTTCTAAATACGATTCTAGGCGATATGGTGATTCAAGGCTTGATTTTTTTAAATGTTACTCTTAA
- a CDS encoding UTP--glucose-1-phosphate uridylyltransferase — protein sequence MKGIILAAGYGTRFLPITKTIPKEMLPILNKPAIEYVIEEFINSGIREILIITSRRKGVLDNYFDREIELESIFTKKFRQDLLDIIKPKDINISFIKQNEMMGTGHALLHAKPWIGLEPTIVAYPDDLHIGNPPLTKQLIELHKKTGKNILSVIENPKNINRYGVIELNKDNIHVKDIIEKPKAGKEPSRKASIGRFLYTYDFFKYLEEGFKLHKNGEYHHIYALKKLMSQGKVLYKEIEGDRLDTGDIEGYLESIIKIAKKDDKLLQIIKDLIEVK from the coding sequence ATGAAAGGTATAATCTTAGCAGCTGGATATGGAACAAGATTTTTGCCCATAACAAAAACTATTCCAAAAGAAATGTTGCCAATTCTAAATAAACCAGCAATTGAATACGTTATTGAAGAATTTATTAACTCCGGCATAAGAGAAATATTAATAATAACCTCAAGAAGAAAAGGAGTTTTAGACAATTATTTCGACAGAGAAATTGAACTTGAATCCATATTCACAAAAAAATTTAGGCAAGATTTACTAGATATTATTAAACCTAAAGATATCAATATTAGTTTCATAAAACAAAATGAAATGATGGGCACAGGACATGCTTTATTACATGCAAAACCTTGGATTGGGCTAGAGCCTACAATAGTTGCATATCCTGATGATCTACACATTGGAAATCCTCCCTTAACTAAACAACTCATAGAACTACATAAAAAAACAGGAAAAAATATATTATCTGTTATTGAAAATCCCAAAAATATAAACAGATACGGAGTAATAGAGCTAAACAAAGATAATATTCATGTCAAAGACATAATAGAAAAACCAAAAGCTGGAAAAGAGCCAAGCAGAAAAGCTTCTATTGGCAGGTTTTTATACACTTATGATTTTTTTAAATATTTAGAAGAAGGATTTAAACTTCATAAGAATGGAGAATATCATCACATTTATGCTTTAAAGAAACTGATGAGCCAGGGGAAAGTATTATATAAAGAAATAGAAGGTGACAGGCTTGACACAGGTGATATTGAAGGTTATCTAGAATCAATAATCAAAATTGCTAAAAAAGACGATAAGTTGCTACAAATAATTAAAGATTTAATAGAGGTTAAATGA
- a CDS encoding BB_0208 family protein: MNTIIKRQEFYDSLSILKKYINENIEEKILKYSIFSKLYMLNEEEIKSLIKISKDYENKRNKIKITLEEYYYEENENKKIKNWILEIIKEKNSLQIQKETNLMSKRLGITYKLKSTNFLKLIEIQNNPKFTLCKKELYKQIILNFSSNIKIENLETTIDILIAVRNRNKEEIKRILKQSQKLQRLFKSSSTKKENRVIKLQKLLILTYWPVGCLSRSLFNKILRKNYRYMIDEILTLKYDEILKYLRTIKTLSLNEIFYKGSRKNINFNYFFSDFTKYTPKDFQNTLKDYLASIEKTAKNKYLQWFFKDKVPNEWEDFTFTIEYISKHRLLNLNEKIEDMIIAKFQAEDFFVSFEKMNFNPYKSSSIFQNKYIKKTFLQNVVNYIKNNTKKIDTYGWIAFYIYAEKDDKENFSKDIKTFFKSKNFEIQNQIFIYFLSFYPNIDKEQFEFISEIILYLDESKIIIPKEIIKMQKTNDCEFDYYKSYILIKSLTLRTRVLKILHKNIKPELMLKIDKKLLPAICYIAYHSNPNAIKEEKTISFLQKEDIIQFIAFLNKDQNKFILRTL, translated from the coding sequence ATGAACACAATAATAAAACGCCAAGAATTTTATGATTCTCTTAGCATATTAAAAAAATATATAAATGAAAATATAGAAGAAAAAATCTTAAAATATAGTATTTTCTCAAAGCTTTATATGCTAAATGAAGAAGAAATTAAAAGCCTTATAAAAATAAGCAAAGATTATGAGAATAAAAGAAATAAAATAAAAATTACTCTTGAAGAGTATTATTACGAAGAAAATGAAAATAAAAAAATCAAAAACTGGATATTAGAGATAATTAAAGAAAAAAACTCATTACAAATACAAAAAGAAACAAACCTTATGAGTAAAAGGCTTGGAATAACATATAAATTAAAATCAACTAATTTCTTAAAATTAATTGAAATACAAAATAATCCAAAATTTACTTTATGTAAAAAAGAGTTATATAAGCAAATAATACTAAACTTCTCCAGTAACATAAAAATAGAAAATTTAGAAACAACAATAGATATACTAATAGCTGTAAGAAATAGAAATAAGGAAGAAATTAAGCGCATTTTAAAGCAAAGCCAAAAATTACAAAGACTATTCAAATCTAGTTCAACAAAAAAAGAAAATAGAGTAATCAAACTACAAAAATTGCTCATTTTAACATACTGGCCAGTAGGATGTTTATCTAGATCACTTTTTAACAAAATTTTAAGAAAAAACTATAGATACATGATAGATGAAATTTTAACATTAAAGTATGATGAGATTCTTAAATATCTACGAACAATAAAAACTTTAAGCCTTAATGAAATTTTTTATAAAGGTTCAAGGAAAAACATTAATTTTAACTATTTTTTCAGTGATTTTACAAAATATACTCCTAAAGATTTTCAAAATACGCTAAAAGATTATTTAGCCTCAATTGAAAAAACTGCAAAAAACAAATATTTACAGTGGTTTTTTAAAGACAAAGTGCCAAACGAATGGGAAGATTTTACATTTACAATCGAATACATTTCAAAACATAGATTGCTAAATTTAAATGAAAAAATAGAAGACATGATTATAGCAAAATTCCAAGCAGAAGATTTCTTTGTATCTTTTGAAAAAATGAATTTCAACCCATACAAAAGTTCAAGTATATTTCAAAATAAATATATAAAAAAAACATTTCTGCAAAATGTAGTCAACTACATAAAAAACAATACAAAAAAAATAGACACATATGGATGGATAGCATTCTACATTTATGCTGAAAAAGACGATAAGGAAAATTTTTCAAAAGATATAAAAACATTCTTTAAAAGTAAAAACTTTGAAATTCAAAATCAAATATTCATATATTTCCTATCTTTCTATCCAAATATTGACAAGGAACAATTTGAATTCATATCAGAAATAATCTTATATCTCGATGAAAGTAAAATTATCATACCTAAAGAAATAATAAAAATGCAAAAAACTAATGATTGCGAATTCGACTACTATAAATCATATATTTTAATTAAATCATTAACTTTAAGAACAAGAGTACTAAAAATTTTACATAAAAATATTAAACCAGAACTAATGTTAAAAATAGATAAAAAATTACTACCTGCAATATGTTATATTGCTTATCATTCCAACCCAAATGCAATAAAAGAAGAAAAAACAATTTCTTTCTTACAAAAAGAAGACATAATACAATTCATTGCATTTTTGAATAAAGATCAAAATAAATTTATTCTTAGAACACTATGA
- a CDS encoding tetratricopeptide repeat protein has translation MNANFLRLKTPTIFTLFLVFLLNPNLAYAQRLIRIGQEEIKNKNYPKAIKILSDAIQKYPKVQNGYYFLAIAYRENNQLTEAEGALLDGIAIGGDIDYKLFFELGNIMFKRGEGYYNLAIKYYSNSVKNMPNYDKALLNRANSYVEQGKVNFKEKNYKNAWDSYTMAIHDYSQFITLRYETEKKDDILYMINLLRNKKADLEKLDKSLKSRNDHKSKESKESKESKESKESKDIKDIKDIKDIKDIKDIKDIPQKEFETNLQTDSLIELEKINWQEELNIDE, from the coding sequence ATGAATGCTAATTTTTTAAGGCTTAAAACACCGACAATCTTTACTTTATTTTTAGTTTTCTTATTAAACCCAAATTTAGCATATGCTCAAAGATTAATTAGAATTGGGCAAGAGGAAATAAAAAACAAAAATTATCCAAAAGCAATCAAGATCCTCAGTGATGCCATTCAGAAATATCCAAAAGTACAAAATGGATACTATTTTTTAGCAATAGCTTATAGGGAAAATAATCAATTAACAGAAGCAGAAGGAGCTTTGCTTGATGGAATTGCAATTGGAGGAGACATTGATTATAAGCTATTTTTTGAACTTGGAAATATAATGTTTAAAAGAGGGGAAGGATACTATAACTTAGCAATAAAATATTATTCCAATTCTGTTAAAAATATGCCTAATTATGATAAGGCACTACTTAACAGAGCAAATTCTTATGTTGAACAAGGAAAAGTAAATTTTAAGGAAAAGAACTATAAAAACGCATGGGATTCATATACTATGGCGATTCATGACTATTCTCAATTTATTACACTAAGATATGAAACTGAAAAAAAAGATGATATTTTATATATGATTAATCTTTTAAGAAATAAAAAAGCAGATTTAGAAAAACTTGACAAAAGTCTAAAAAGTAGAAATGATCACAAAAGTAAAGAAAGTAAAGAAAGTAAAGAAAGTAAAGAAAGTAAAGAAAGTAAAGACATTAAAGACATTAAAGACATTAAAGACATTAAAGACATTAAAGACATTAAAGACATACCTCAAAAAGAATTTGAAACAAATTTACAAACAGATTCTTTAATTGAGCTAGAAAAAATTAATTGGCAAGAGGAGTTAAACATAGATGAATAA
- a CDS encoding tetratricopeptide repeat protein, translated as MNNRKSLPILLTLIFLLISSFALLGYYISKDRLNKRNQEIMLNEVKNSVMDRNYKKAYSITKLLKDKYPKNIDIAMLENTLAELANNNPFESKNLQRDTANQILDKIQGREKLIPINNENSDIAFNNRYIKDNTAIENYADRKEENSIEDEDILEFRKSKVPKNLVSNKSKIKDNKKSKIINKEFTERKKNLFNLKKLKDNLSKELNNTKNKQIDNQKKEIKKNENELREKFVNNYKTEQKNQIDERHKKNIKSLSLKQPIKIEETNIKILPKSNNQMIEKIARPYNYLIKKELYEILDNINTGNPSIGKIRLNELIKKGLNNKFKKVNDLIDKSKYQEAAKILLKLIKQNFELKPVGLQKAPLNKELFVKDRPVQKIFDKKNISSDNKIKEQDRSKIPTKHAKDLSKNLNSLKMLALINEKKGNLKITEEIYGKIASITKQAEDYYKVGIIKFKLQKYKEAIKAFDEAIAIHPNLKKAYTNKGTILIVLNKPKEAIKAFDKAIAIDQNYDTAFYRKGIAEEQNNNKAHAFLSFKKAHDIAKNPNYAIKAGITANHIGDFKSGEKYLEMASFSFKEKNDIILYNLAIAKFENDNLNDSLKIINKAISIRPEKPEYLYLKASIFLTKGDYHKAIEFYNNVILKTPKNITAHINLAKAYEKLGNESKAIEILEKVINQNHSVVLNNLGKLYKKQGNYQKAIDIFQKAEASSNLEAKYNLAITFLDTKENKKAMEKLIEYIKIDSNNPEALHALGIIEYNENGDNKRLKEIIKKFPNYTQNKNIIKIIEQ; from the coding sequence ATGAATAACAGAAAAAGTTTACCTATACTATTAACTTTAATATTTCTGCTTATTTCTTCATTTGCATTGCTTGGTTATTATATATCTAAAGATAGATTAAACAAACGAAACCAAGAAATAATGCTAAATGAAGTCAAAAACAGTGTTATGGATAGAAATTATAAAAAAGCTTATTCAATAACGAAATTGCTAAAAGATAAATATCCAAAAAACATAGATATTGCAATGCTTGAAAATACTCTGGCAGAACTTGCTAATAATAATCCTTTTGAGTCAAAAAATCTGCAAAGAGACACAGCCAATCAAATACTAGATAAAATACAGGGAAGAGAAAAATTAATTCCTATTAATAATGAAAATTCTGATATTGCTTTTAATAATAGATATATTAAAGACAACACAGCAATAGAAAACTATGCTGACAGAAAAGAAGAAAATAGTATTGAAGATGAAGATATTTTAGAGTTTAGAAAAAGTAAAGTACCCAAAAATTTAGTCAGCAACAAAAGTAAAATCAAGGACAATAAAAAGTCAAAAATAATCAACAAAGAATTTACTGAAAGAAAAAAAAATTTATTTAATTTAAAAAAGTTAAAAGATAACTTAAGTAAAGAGCTAAACAATACTAAGAATAAACAGATAGATAATCAAAAAAAAGAAATAAAAAAGAACGAGAATGAACTTAGAGAAAAATTTGTAAATAATTACAAAACAGAACAAAAAAATCAAATTGATGAACGCCATAAAAAAAATATTAAGTCTCTATCTTTAAAACAACCAATAAAAATAGAAGAAACAAATATAAAAATTCTACCTAAATCAAATAATCAAATGATTGAAAAAATAGCGAGACCCTACAACTACCTTATAAAAAAAGAACTTTATGAGATATTAGATAATATTAACACTGGAAATCCCTCTATTGGAAAGATAAGACTTAATGAACTAATCAAAAAGGGACTAAATAACAAATTCAAGAAAGTAAATGATTTAATTGATAAATCAAAATATCAAGAAGCCGCCAAAATCTTGCTTAAGTTAATAAAGCAAAATTTTGAATTAAAACCAGTCGGCCTACAAAAAGCTCCTTTAAATAAGGAGCTTTTTGTAAAAGATCGACCTGTGCAAAAAATCTTTGACAAAAAGAATATTTCATCAGATAATAAAATTAAAGAACAAGATAGATCAAAAATCCCTACCAAACATGCTAAAGATTTATCAAAAAATTTAAACTCCCTCAAAATGCTAGCACTAATAAATGAAAAAAAAGGTAACTTAAAGATAACTGAAGAAATTTATGGAAAAATTGCAAGCATAACAAAACAAGCAGAAGATTATTATAAAGTTGGAATCATTAAATTTAAACTACAGAAATACAAAGAAGCAATTAAAGCTTTTGATGAGGCTATTGCAATTCATCCAAATCTCAAAAAAGCATACACAAATAAAGGCACAATTTTAATTGTATTAAATAAACCCAAAGAAGCAATTAAAGCCTTTGATAAGGCAATTGCAATTGATCAAAATTACGACACTGCTTTCTACAGAAAAGGAATAGCGGAAGAACAAAACAACAATAAAGCACATGCTTTTTTAAGTTTCAAAAAAGCTCATGATATTGCTAAAAATCCTAATTACGCAATAAAAGCAGGAATTACTGCAAATCATATCGGAGACTTTAAAAGTGGTGAAAAATACCTAGAAATGGCAAGTTTCTCATTTAAAGAAAAAAATGACATCATTCTTTATAACCTAGCGATAGCAAAATTTGAAAATGATAACCTCAATGACTCACTTAAAATCATAAATAAGGCTATTTCTATAAGGCCAGAGAAACCTGAATATTTATATTTAAAAGCATCCATTTTCTTAACAAAAGGAGATTATCATAAAGCAATAGAATTCTACAATAATGTAATTTTAAAAACTCCTAAAAATATTACAGCACACATAAATTTAGCAAAGGCATACGAAAAGTTAGGAAATGAAAGTAAAGCAATTGAAATACTAGAAAAAGTTATCAATCAAAATCATTCAGTAGTATTAAATAATCTTGGTAAACTCTACAAAAAACAAGGGAATTATCAAAAAGCAATAGATATTTTTCAAAAAGCAGAAGCTAGCTCAAACCTTGAAGCAAAATACAATCTAGCCATTACATTTTTGGATACCAAAGAAAACAAAAAAGCAATGGAAAAACTAATAGAATACATTAAAATAGATTCAAATAACCCAGAAGCTCTCCATGCATTAGGAATAATAGAATACAATGAAAACGGAGATAATAAAAGACTTAAAGAAATTATTAAAAAATTTCCAAATTACACACAAAATAAAAATATAATAAAAATTATAGAACAATGA
- the mutL gene encoding DNA mismatch repair endonuclease MutL: MNKIKFLDKTLVQKIAAGEAIDRPSSILKELLDNSIDSGADKIEVFLEEGGIRKILITDNGSGLSPEDLKICYLPHTTSKINAEKDLESIKTLGFRGEALSSIAICSNLTITSSTTGEESYQIEIENGIEKHFKKQSPIKGTIVDVKNLFHNFPARKRFLKKDSIETKMCLKVFEEKAVTHPEIDFRLSINHELRKVYFKEKLIDRVQSVYGETIKYNKFRKIEAEYENVKIKIFFASPNFSRKDRRNIKIFVNRRSIEEKNLSDAIIDGYSRMLTPSNFPICYLFLEIEPKYVDFNIHPQKKEVRFFNLPFLPKQISNNINNFFNKEQKEILQDHQNIITKRQLTNNTRLLQADSNKLQNSNLQIYEITKNEELTFKNLQSKKIKNTIEEKVNSESLTPTTQNNKSLFKTQIQNIHLKTSTILNSIDNQREEECKHKYIGQLFSEFLIVEKHNEVYFLDQHALHESIIYNNLKNSKKTIQNLLVPIEFQVDCEDADKILESEIEEYKQIDIIVIKTNNQTYELKSIPNICNKYENVIIQFLKKRKSKTINSLEADLYATIACREAIKQNDTISSEFSNFLINEFFHLNLKHCPHGRKIYYKISKFELEKSVNRK, from the coding sequence ATGAACAAAATAAAATTTTTAGACAAAACCCTAGTACAAAAAATAGCCGCAGGAGAAGCCATAGACAGGCCTTCTTCTATTTTAAAAGAATTGCTTGACAACTCAATAGATTCTGGAGCAGATAAAATTGAAGTTTTTCTAGAAGAAGGAGGTATTAGAAAAATACTAATTACAGACAATGGTAGTGGATTAAGTCCAGAAGACTTAAAAATATGCTATTTACCTCACACCACTTCAAAAATCAATGCAGAAAAAGACCTTGAATCAATTAAGACACTAGGTTTTAGAGGAGAAGCCCTCTCTAGTATTGCCATTTGTTCTAATCTCACCATAACAAGTTCAACTACAGGAGAAGAAAGTTATCAAATTGAAATTGAAAACGGAATTGAAAAACACTTTAAAAAACAATCTCCAATAAAAGGAACAATAGTAGATGTTAAAAACCTATTTCATAATTTTCCCGCAAGAAAAAGATTCTTAAAAAAAGATTCTATTGAAACAAAAATGTGTTTAAAAGTTTTTGAAGAAAAAGCTGTAACTCATCCTGAAATTGACTTTAGATTAAGTATTAATCATGAGTTGAGAAAAGTATATTTTAAAGAAAAATTAATAGACAGAGTTCAAAGTGTATATGGAGAAACAATAAAGTATAATAAATTTAGGAAAATAGAAGCAGAATACGAGAATGTCAAAATAAAAATTTTTTTTGCTTCTCCTAACTTTTCAAGAAAAGATAGAAGAAATATAAAAATATTTGTAAACAGAAGATCTATTGAAGAAAAAAATTTATCTGATGCTATTATTGATGGATATAGCAGAATGCTAACTCCAAGTAATTTCCCAATATGTTATCTATTTTTAGAAATAGAACCCAAATATGTCGATTTTAATATACACCCTCAAAAAAAAGAAGTAAGATTTTTCAATCTACCTTTTTTACCTAAACAAATTTCAAACAACATTAATAATTTTTTTAACAAAGAGCAAAAAGAAATTTTACAAGATCATCAAAACATAATAACAAAAAGACAATTAACCAATAATACTAGATTATTACAAGCTGATAGCAACAAATTACAAAATTCAAATTTACAAATCTACGAAATTACAAAAAATGAAGAATTAACATTTAAAAATCTTCAAAGTAAAAAAATAAAAAATACCATAGAAGAAAAAGTTAATTCTGAAAGCCTAACCCCAACAACCCAAAATAATAAATCATTATTTAAAACCCAAATCCAAAATATTCATCTAAAAACTTCTACAATTCTAAATTCAATCGATAATCAAAGAGAGGAAGAATGCAAACATAAATATATAGGACAATTATTTTCTGAATTTCTAATAGTAGAGAAGCATAATGAAGTCTATTTCCTGGACCAACATGCTCTTCATGAAAGCATTATATATAATAATCTAAAAAATTCAAAAAAGACCATACAAAACCTTCTAGTCCCAATTGAATTCCAGGTAGATTGTGAAGACGCAGACAAAATACTTGAAAGTGAAATAGAAGAATATAAACAAATAGACATCATAGTTATTAAAACAAATAATCAAACTTATGAACTTAAATCCATACCAAATATCTGTAATAAATATGAAAATGTTATTATTCAATTCTTAAAAAAAAGGAAAAGCAAAACTATTAATTCTCTAGAAGCTGATCTATACGCTACTATTGCCTGTAGAGAAGCTATTAAACAAAATGACACAATCAGCTCTGAATTTAGCAATTTTTTAATAAATGAATTTTTTCATTTAAATCTTAAACATTGTCCACATGGAAGAAAAATTTATTATAAAATTTCTAAATTTGAACTTGAAAAAAGTGTCAACAGAAAATAA
- the efp gene encoding elongation factor P yields the protein MSAIKAGNIEKGSFLLFKGIPYIVLEREFSKTGRGGSIVRLKLKNLKNKSIIKETLKGSVTVEEIEVLEIKSQYLYRDGENLIFMDLETYEQFSVKLGEISNIENKILFLQESKVYSLVKWEDEVIDIKFPPKIAFEVVDAEIAVKSDTVTNAMKNITLHTGFILKAPIFINIGDKILVNSETKEYVERVKD from the coding sequence ATGAGTGCAATTAAGGCTGGAAACATTGAAAAGGGGAGTTTTTTGTTGTTTAAAGGCATTCCATATATTGTTCTTGAACGAGAATTTTCAAAAACAGGTAGGGGAGGATCTATTGTAAGGCTGAAACTTAAAAATTTAAAAAATAAATCTATTATTAAAGAAACTTTAAAAGGATCAGTTACAGTAGAAGAGATTGAAGTTTTAGAAATAAAGTCCCAGTATCTATATAGGGATGGTGAAAATCTTATTTTTATGGATTTAGAAACTTATGAACAATTTAGTGTTAAATTAGGAGAAATTTCAAATATTGAAAATAAGATTCTCTTTTTACAAGAATCAAAAGTATATTCTCTTGTTAAATGGGAAGATGAAGTTATTGACATTAAATTTCCTCCCAAAATTGCATTTGAAGTTGTAGATGCTGAGATTGCTGTTAAAAGTGACACTGTGACTAATGCTATGAAGAATATTACTCTTCATACAGGTTTTATATTAAAAGCACCTATTTTTATTAATATTGGAGATAAGATTTTGGTTAATTCTGAAACAAAAGAATATGTTGAGAGAGTTAAAGACTAA